The nucleotide window GTTCACGGGCTCGATCTGAGCCGGCCACAGCTCGAGACCGCCGCGGACAAAGCACACCTCGAGGATGCCAGGTTCGTTTGCGGGGATGCCTGTGCGCTCCCGTACGCGGACGAGACGTTCGACTGTGTGGTCTCGATCGGTTCGATCCTCTACTGGTCCGACCCTGTCGAGGCGCTCCGAGAGGCCCACCGGGTTACGAAACCGGGCGGCGAGCTACTGCTGCTCGGTTTCAATCGCCGATCGCCGTCGTGGTGGAACCCGGTCCAAAACGCGCAGGACGGCATCGCCGAGGCGCTGTTTTTCCGGTACGACCGCGAAGAGGGCACGACACTCGTTCGATCGGCCGGCTGGACCGACCCCACCCACGAGGTGACTGGGCCCGTCTGGGGGCCCGAACTCGTGCTCGCCACGACGGCACAGAAAGCCGAGTCCGGGAGCCACTGACAGTCATCGCGATCCGCGGCGTTCGACGTTCCGAACCGCTCAAGTACGACGACCGATTATGCCCACCCAGTGTCGAAGCAGGTCCAGCAGGTCGAAACGATCTTTTGTCACGAACTCGGCGACGACTACCTGATCGTGGTCGAACGTGACGGACAGCGACTGTTCCGGGCGAAACTCGGGCTGTCGGAAACGTCGGCTGGTCCCCGGCCCGCGAAGTTCCGGCTCAAAGACGGCTCGAGCGAAGAACCACGCCAGCCCGACGAGTTTATCGAACTCGCCCGTCGAGCCAAACGGATCCGCATCTCCGAACAGACCTCACGGCAGGCGCGCGAGGAACTCATGGAGATGCTCAGCGGGTATCAACTCGAGGACAAGGCCAAGGCCGTTCGGACCTGTCGGTACTGTGCCTCCGCGGGTCGGTACTCGCCGATTACCACCGAAACGGCCGTCAAAGACGACAACGACTGGATCTGTCAGGATTGCGCGCGACAGGAACTCGAGCGCCAGCTATCTTTTTCGGGCGGCGGCGCGGTCACCGGCGCGGCCAAAGACCGCCTCGAGGAACTCATGCTCGAGGTGCAGGATTTAGAGCGGATCGTCAACCTACTCAAGGGACGGCTCGATCCCGATCTGACGAAGTTCGATACGATTTCGGCGACGACCGACGAGGTCGACCCCGTTCGGGTCGATTCGCTGAACCTGCATCCCGGCTTGCAGGGGCTGCTCGAGGACCGCTTCGAAACGCTGTTACCGGTCCAGAGTCTCGCGGTCGAGAACGGGCTTTTTGATGGAGACGATCAGCTCGTGGTGTCG belongs to Natronorubrum aibiense and includes:
- a CDS encoding class I SAM-dependent methyltransferase encodes the protein MGALQDTEATRRWFNLLAPGYDAVVPSLFWPESLQQAAIDRLELASADRVLDIGCGTGETIDHLRSEIAAVHGLDLSRPQLETAADKAHLEDARFVCGDACALPYADETFDCVVSIGSILYWSDPVEALREAHRVTKPGGELLLLGFNRRSPSWWNPVQNAQDGIAEALFFRYDREEGTTLVRSAGWTDPTHEVTGPVWGPELVLATTAQKAESGSH